The nucleotide sequence CGCCGTCGCGGGTCGCCTGGGTGCGCAGCTGCAGCTCCAGCGATTTTTGCTGGTCGATGTCGGTGATGATGCCGATGGCGTAGATGGGCGCGCCCTGGGTGTTGGCGATGCTTGACGCTTCAATGCGGAACCAGCGGTACTCGCCCCCCGCGTCGCGCAGGCGGGCCTCAAGCGTGCACTTGTGCTGGTGCGGCGCAAGCCTGACTTCGCGCTGAAAGGCAACGAGCTTCTCCTGATCGTCGGGAAACAGCGGAATAGCCGCGTCTGTCTCAAGTATGTTGAAAACCGTGCCAAATGTGCGCAGCCACTGGGGTGAACAGGAAAAATAGCCGCTGATCAGGTTCTGTTCAAAAATATTGATGTCGTGCTGCTCCAGAATAAACTGGTGCCGCTCGTCGGAGATACGCTTGGAGAGCGCGGCTTCCTTGCTTTGCGTGATATCAAAGACGATACTTTGTATGTAGGAGTGCCCGTGCTCGATATTGACCACAGCCCCCTTGTGGTACAGCCATACCAGTGCTCCTGACTTGGTGCGGGTTCGGTACTCCACATCAATGGGCTGGCCGTTTTTCATCTGCTTGCGCATGGCCCGCAGTACCGGATCGCGGTCTTTTTCGTAAATGGTCGCCGCAAAACTGTTGCCATAGGCTTTGTCAAATTCGGCTTCAGTAAAGCCAAGCATTTTTTTGTAGTTTGGGCTGACAAAAAGAAACGTGCCGTCAGGGCTGAAAAACTTCAGTACGCCGCCGGATATGCTGGCGATAATGGTGCGGTAGTCCTCCTGCTGGCGGCGCAGTTTGCGCGAAGCATTGCGCTCGAGCAGCAGGACAAAGGTAATGATAATGCCCGCAAGGATGGCCAGACGCCAGACAAGCTCGTTGGTAATGACAGACTGCTGCGAAACGGCGGCATTGCCAGCACCTTTTGGCATAAGCGAAACCATCTGCCAGCCAAAACGCTCAACGGGCGTCGTGGCCACAAACAGGTTCATGGGGTTGTCAAAATACGTGGTGGATTCTTGCGGAAAGTCAGCAAAAGTCTGCTTCAGCCGGTTTTCCACCTCGGAGGGCAAGCCTTCATTGCTGAAACGGGCAAAAAGGTCGTCCATGCTTTTGCCCGGCGGCGGCGATAAAAACAGGGCCCGGCCGGACGCGTCCATGACGAGGTTGTAGGTGTTGTTGCTGAACGCCCACGTTTCCATGCTGGTTTCGAGCGCAGCAGCGGGAAACTCGCTGATGACGACCGCTTTGATGCTGTCGCGCACCACCAGCGGGTTGGCGATGATCAGGAGCCTTTGCCTGTCGGCGCCGCAATGGGTTGTGATGTGGGTTTTGCCCTCGCGGGCGCTCAGAAAAACAGGGTCCCGGCTGACGTCAACCGCCGTGCCGCCGCCGTCAAACCCCTTGCCTTCCTCGTCCACAATGCTGAAACGGCGTACGCCATGAGCATAAAACAGGGGGGCGACCGCGAGTACTTCTGCCTTGTCCGCGCCGCAGTTCTGCTGGGCGAGATATTTTGTCATGGCGTTCATTTCCATCATGCTGGAACGAACGATCTGATAAAAGTTGTTGCCCGCGCGGGTATTTACTTCGGCCAGCCGGGTAAGGGTGGATGTCGAAATGTTCGATGAGGTATCGCTGGCATAATCATGGATAAAAAAAATGGGAGTAATAAAGAGAAATATTAATATAATAAAATAAATTAGTGGCTTGGCAATTTCTGGCATGTCTCATAATCCGTGGCGCTTTGTGAACCAGGGTTGGTAATTGAGACTCAAGCTGGCCTGACAATGTCAGGGGCGAACAAACGTAACCGTGCCGCCCAATGCAGCTGTCAAAAGCGGGGGGTATGCATCCGATTGAAATAGATGGGGGCTGTACTTCAACCGTAAACTGTCTATGAATGATTGCTTTTGCTTGCACTTGCTCTTTTGTATGGTGATATAGCGTGCAATCAAAAGCTATGAATATAAACTTTTCTAGTAGTTATGAATGATTTTCAGATATTGTCAATAGATATAGCTTGATTAATACTGTTGTTTGGTAAAAAAGTTTAACACAATGGTTTTATTAGTAAAAATTTTAGTTACGATGTGCGTTAGTCACAAATGCGGGTGTGCGGCGACTTTGTAAAACCTAGAAGCATGGTATAAATAACTGTCCGAACAGGCAACAAGAGGCCCTGCCAAAGCAGGGCCTCTTGCAATATGCGCTGCAGGCGGCATGCGCGCGGCCAGTGGTATTCAGGCCTGGGCGAAGCCGCAACTACGGTAACGCGGACTAGGCAAGCTTGGAGAGCAAGGTTTCCTTGATGGAGTCGATGCTGCCTTCGCCGTTCAGTTCGATGTACTTGGTCTTGCCCTTGCCAGCAAGGTCTTTGTAGAAATACGCGGCGGCCAGGGTGCCGTCGGTCGTATTGTAGTAAATATCGTGGCGCTTGTTGATGGCGGTTTCGTCCTGGTCGTCGGAACGGCAGGAGAGCGCACCGCCGCAGACGCGGCAGACATCGCCATTGGGCTTGATGGCGTCGATGAAAATATTGTTGGGGTGATTGTTGTTGTTCTTGCAAAGGCGACGGCCCATGATGCGGTTTTTGGCCATTTCGCGGGGCAGAAGAATTTCAATCACGTAGTCAAGCTGCATGCCTTCTTTCTGCAGCGCGTCCCACAGCTTCTGGGCCTGCACGGTGTTGCGGGGGAAGCCGTCGAGCAGCCAGCCCTGCTGACCCTTGGTCTTCAGGGTTTCCAGCACCATGGGGATGGTGATGTCGTCGGGCACGAGGTCGCCGCGATCAATGTACGCCTTGGCTTTTTTGCCCAGCTCGGTGCCGCCGCCGATGTGTTCACGGAAGATGGCCCCGGATTCGATATGGGCGAGGTTGTACTTCTGCTTGATCAGGTCGCCCTGAGTGCCTTTGCCGCTGCCGTTAGGGCCAAAAATAAGGATGTTCACTTGGTACTCTCCTTGCCGGAACCGAGTTAGTTTGTGCAAAAAAGAACACAACAGGCACCCTATCCCCTAAAATAGGCCCTGTCAACGGGTACAGGGAAGAATGCTCGACATGTTGCGTCTGGACAGGCGGGCTACCTGAAAAGCTTCCACGTTCCCTCGACCACGTTGCCCAGCACGTCTACAAAACCTTGGGTGATGCCGCCAATGGTGTTGAGCAGCAGTTTGCCGGCGCCAATGGAAGTTTTGCTGTTGTCCAGGCTGCCGTACAGGCGCATGGGAAACTCCGGCAGGTTCTTCATGTTTACTGTAAAGTTGCAGTCAAGGGTGTCGTTGTTAAGGTCAATCCAGCCGCCGCCGGTGACCGTGAGATCAGACCCCTTGAGATAAAAATCACCACTTTTTGCCATGCCATGGGTGATAACGCCTGAGCTGCCCGCAGCGTCAAAACGGGTGGGCTTGCCCTTGAGCTGCCCGTCTTTTTCGCGCGACTGATAATAGCCGTTGAGCACGCTGAAGCGCCATTTGCCGTTGAGGCGGGCCGGCAGCTGGTTTGAGCCGGTCACCTCGGCGTCCACCTCGGCGCTGATGGTGGCTCGGCCGCCAAGCGCGGCTTTGCCGCCCCTGTCCCTGCTGGCGGCGGCAAGGTCAAAGCTGTCGATGGTAAGGGCGTTGGCAAAGTTTACGCCCTTGTTAAAGTGCATTTCGCCATGCGCGGCAACGGCGGAGCCGTAAAACTTGCCGCCAAGGCTTTCATACCGCAGGTTGCCGTTTTCCATCCTGACCTTGAGGCGCAGGTCCTGGGTGTGCAGTTTCCATAGGGTGAACTGCCCCGCCTGGACTTCTCCCTCGGCGGAAAAAGCCCGCATAAAGCGCAGATCCCAGGGTTTGCTCTCAGCTGGTTTTTTGGCTTTTGCGCCTTCAGGCTGTCCCGTTGCGCCGGTTTTGTCGCCAAGGTAGCGGTCAAGGTCCAGGTGCGGCGTGGCCAGTTTGAAGCGCAGCGCAAGCTCTTTGCGCCAGTCGAGCCCCAGGGACCCTGAAACGTCGTTCTGGTCGACTTTGGCGTGAAAGTCGCTGAGCGAAAGCGATGTTGCGTCGCCCTTGAAGGCCGTGTCCAGTTCAATGCGCCGCAGGGGTTGCGGCACGTTGGGGTTGGCCGCGCCCAGCAGGCGCAGACTCTTGCTGGAATCGGGAATAAAAGCGGAAATTTTGCCCTGCCAGGCCAGACCGTCCTTGTTCATGCCGATCTGCGCCGCGCCAGATATATCCGCCCCAAGCGCGGTGGCGTGCGCCTCGGCAACGGAAAGCTGGTTGCGGGCCGCCTGACAGCTGAACTTGCCAGAGACCTGTGCCTGCAGGCCCTCTGGCTGAAAGGATTTTTCCGCGTTGATGCTGGCGGTGAGCGTGCCGGGCAGGTTCTGAAAGTCCATATTGCCGCCGCCCATGCCGTCGCCGCTGAACCACAGCCTGCCGTTAAGGGTCACATCGGCTTGCATGCCTTCGTCCGCAATGGTGGCGGCCCACTGGCCCTCAAGGCCAAGGCGACCCTGATCCCAGGCCGCTGTGCGGGCCTTGAGGCTGATATCAAGGGTTTTAAAGGGCACCGCGCCCGGCGAGGCCTTGGGCGATGCATTGCTCGGGGGGCGCAGCAGACCCCTTTCCGCCCGCGCGGTTACCGTGCCCCGCAGCTTGCCCAAAAAAACATCCAGCTCGCGGCCCTGGCTCATGATGTCCACATCGCCGCGCAGCTTGCCGCCGCTCAGGGGCATGACGGGCAGGTCTTTGGCCAGACCCTCGCCGTTGACGTCGCGCATGTGCAGGCGGATGGCGTAAGGCGTGTCGGGGCTGCCGCCAAGGATGGCGTCGCCCTTGACGCTGCCGCCGTAGAGCGTGGCGTCAACAATCAGCAGGGTGTCTTCGAGGCGGGTTGCCGGGTCGATCAGCCCTTGCTTGATGACGACCAGAGCCTCGTTGATGACGATGGGGCCGTAGTTGACGCGGGTGGCCCCAAGACGGATGTTGTAATCAAGCCCCACCTCGCCCGGCATGACCGGCTTGCCCGGCAGGGGGGTAAGGGGACCGTGCCCGTAGCGGGGTTCTGCAGGCTGTACGCCAACCGATTCGGGGATGGCGCGCCCAAGGTCGACGGTGTCGGTCTTGAGGTCAAGCACCAGCTCTGGCTTGTCCCAGCTGGCGACCCCGCCGGAACCGAGAAAACGGCTGCCTGCGGCGACAACGTCAATGTGGGGCACGCGCAGGCCTTTGCCGTCCAGCGAAAAATCAAGACTGCCCCGAGTCACGTCGTCCAGCGCCACCTGCAGGCCGGGCGCAAGATTGCGGGCAAAGCCCAGCCACTCCGTCAGGCTTGCCCGCTGCAGCTGCAACCTGCCTTCAACCAGAAACATGTCCGGCCCGCCCAGCTGCAGCGTGCCGTTGAGGTTCACATCGTCCGGGCCGAGGCGCAGCCGCAGGTTTTCAAGGCTGAGGGTCTGGTCGTCGCCCTTGCGTCCCCCCACTGCGCCGGTGAGGTGGGCGGGCAGCAGTATTTCGTCCTTGCGCAGGTCTCCCTCAAGGTCGCTTGCAAGGCTCCAGCCCCCCTCGTCCCCCTTGAGACCCAGGGCAAAATTGAGGCGCGCAAGCCATGTGGGCAACTGCAGTGTGCCCTTGGCCGCAAGCTGGGGTGTTTTTTCCAGAGGGGCGACGAGGTTTGTTTTGCCCTCTACGCTCAACTGGTCAAGCCGCGCCGGAGTCTGCCCTTCGGGCTGCAGCAGGGCGGTGGTGCACGAAAAATTGCCCTGCACGCGCGCCGCCGAAGCGGTTTCAATATCGCACAGCAGGCCGTTGGCGGTCAGGCGTGTTTTGTCCGCGCCTGTGATGTCCAGCTCGCCTTGCGAGACGGCCAGCCGGAACCTGCCGGGAATCACCGACGGGGTGTCGCCGTCGCCCGAGGCCAGCTGGGCTATCCATGCCTGCAGCGATAGCGGCTTTGGGTCTTGCGCGTCTGGGGCTGCGGCTGTGCCTTCTGTCGCTGCAGGGGCAGCGTCTGCGGCAGCGGCATTTGCAACGGGCGCGGCTGCGCCTGGAGTTGTTGTCGCCAGGGCGGCAGTCGTAGGGGCGGCAGTTGCCGGGGAGTTTGGGGGCGCAGTGGTCGGGGCGTCAGCCGGGTCGGAGGGAAACAAAAATGGCAGGGTCAGCGCCACGGGCAGCTCGCCTCTTAGGCGGGGCCGCAGCAGCGTGATATTGCGGGGCAGCAGTTCGCCACGCAGCAGCGCCAGAAAGTCAGGCCGCAGCGTGGCGTAGGCCACGGTAAAACTCAGGCCTTTGCCCTCCACGCTGGCGTTGCTGACAGCCAGCGACGGCAGGGGCAAAAGGGCCACATTAACCGACTCGACCTTGATGGAAAGGCCCGTGCTGGCGGCGAGCTGCTCAATATAATGCTCGGCCAAAGCCTGCGGATTGCGCTGCAAAAGCCAGAAGACCGCTGCCGACATCGCCGACAGGGTTAGCAGCAGCGCCAGAAAAATGCGCGTTATCAGGCGAAGTCGGCTGGGGTTAAGCGGCATGTGCATTCTCGCGTCTTGACGCCTTGGGGCGTCGAGGCTAGGTTTTGAACCTATTGCAAATCGGGCCTGTTGGCAACTGCCGACACAGGATGCCAAGCATTGGGCGCGGTTAGCGCGTAACCTCATTACAGATGGCGGGGCGCATGCAACGGCTATTGTGGATAGGCAGCCCTTTTTTCGGCGAAGCCCTTTCTTCCTGCGGCTGGGCGGCGGTGGCCCGCCATAATTTTGAGCATGCGGCGGTATTTGGCTGGCATGATCTGGTGGATATTGCCGGTTTTGAGCCGGACGTGCTGGTGGTAGCCGACAAAAGCCGCGCGCCGTTTGTGCTTGGGGTTGAGGATTTTCCCTGTCTCACCGTGTTCTACAGCGTGGATTCTCACATCCATTCGTGGCAACCGTATTACGCGCAGGCTTTTGATGCGTGTCTTGTGTCGCTGCGCGATCATCGAGGCCGGTTTGCCGGAGCGTACCTGCCAGAAGAGCGGGTGTGGTGGTCGCCCGCCTTTGCCTGGCCGCAGGATGCGCCGGAGCCGCAGACCGCCAAGGATATGGACTGCGTGTTTGTGGGTACGGTCAATACCGATCTGCCCCGTCGGGCGGCGTTTCTGGAGCGGGTCGGCAGGGGAGTGCCGGGGCTGCGGGTAGTGACCGGCCCCTACCGCCAGCTGTACGCGCGGGCACGGGTGGTGCTGAACCATTGCGAGCACGGCGACCTGAATTTTCGGGTTTTTGAGGCCATGGGGTGCGGCGGCTGCCTTGTGACGCCGCGTATCGGCCACGGGCTGACCGATCTTTTTGTCGAGGGCGAGCATTTGCGCTGCTACGCGGCGGACACCGACGACAACGGCGGCGGCGTTGCTGTTGAAGCGGCCGCCGACCAGGCCGTGGCCCAGATACGGTATCTGCTTGAGCACCCCGAGGCGGCGGAGCGCATGGGCCAGGCCGCGCTGGCATGTATTGACGGCGGGCACAGGGCGGTGCACCGTGCCGAGGCTTTTAGCCGCAGTGTACGCGAGCTGCTGGCCCGGGATCCGCAAATCGTGTCGCGCCGTCGCAGCAGGGCCGGGGCCATACGCAGGCAGTGCCTGCGGTTGCCCTATCTGCATTGGGCCGAAGAGCTGCGCAGCACCGGCCTTGGCGAGGCGTATCTGGCTGCGTCGAAAGGAGAATTTGGTCTGCCCGGTCAGTTGTAGCTGGCCGCATGGAGCCGGGGTGCGCAGCCAGGCGGGCTGTGATCAATTTCTGCCGGTGCGTGCGGCGACGGAAATACCCATCGCGGGGTCAAAAATGCAGATCCAGGGCGGGGTCTATCCCTGGGGTTGCTTTGCTGCTGCCCGGCGCGGGTTCGTCAAAACTCAGGTGCAGCAGCGGGTCCTCGGCCGGGGCAGGCGCCGGGCGGGGTGCGAGACGGGCGGCTCCCTTGCCTGCAAGGACGACGGGTTCGGCTACGTCCATGGCGTCGAGGCGTGATTCAAGCGAGCGCAGCAGCACGCGCATCTGGGCGTGTTCTTCGTGCAGCGACTTGCAAAGTTTTTCCTGGCTGCGCAGCATGTGGTACAGCACAGCCAGTATTCCGAAAAAGCACAAAAAGATAAAAAGCATGAAGGAAAACATGGCGGGCCTCCAAAAATACGGGCCGGGAAGGCCCGGCCGACAGTTTTTATATACGTTCAACACTTCTTGGGCAAGGAGCTTTTATGGCCGCGCAACACATTGAACCGCATCTTGTAATGGCAGACGAGCGCGGCAATATCTATGACGACCCAGACCTGCTGATGGTTTGCAGACGGGGAGCTCAGTGGGGTCTGCCACGGCCTGACGAGCTGATACCCCTGCCGGAAGAAAGCGAATTTTTTTTGCTGCCGGGCCGTCAGGCCGTAGGGCTTGATCCGGAGACCGGGAGCATCGCGCCGCCCGAGGGCGAAGCCCAGCTTGCCGTGGCGGCCTTTGCCGCTCCGGGGTATACGCTGTCGGCGCATCCCGCGTACGAAAGCGACGCCAAAGCGCCGCTGCTGCCCCTGTTTGCCTATGGCGCGGTGGGTTTTGCCCGGGGGCGTTTTTATATCTGTGCGCGCCGGGTGGATACCGAACCCCGGCAGATTTTCAGCAATATTCCCCGTGGTCGCATTGAGCAGGGGGCCCGCGCCCTGCTGCGGGATTACCCCAAGAACAGGCTTATTCGTCATATTATGGACAATTGCGTGGCCCGGTACGACTGCCCTGCGGGCCGCAACTTTGCCCTGGGCCGCTACGAGGCCCCGTTGCCGTCGTCGCGGTCCTGCAATGCCAGCTGTATCGGCTGCATCTCGGCGCAGGAAAAGGATTCGCCCGTGCAGACCACCCCGCAGTGCCGTCTGGCCTTTACGCCCAGCCCCGAGGAGCTGGCCGAGGTCATGCGCGTGCACGCCGGGCGCGAAACGCGCACACCCATCTATTCCTTTGGGCAGGGTTGCGAGGGCGATCCCCTTATGAATTCCGACCTGCTGGTCGAGAGCGTGCGCCAGTTTCGCGCTGGCGGCGGCTCAGGCACGGTAAACTGCAACACAAACGCCTCGCGGCCCGAAGCCGTCATCCGGCTGGCGGAGGCGGGGCTTACCAGCATGCGCGTGAGCCTCAACAGCGCCCGCGCGGGGCTTTACGAGCGTTATTACAGGCCGTCGGGCTATTCATTTGACGACGTGCGCGCCTCCATACGCGAGGGCCGCAGCCGTGGGCTTTGGGTCTCGCTCAATTTGCTGGTTTTTCCTGGTGTTACAGATACGGAGGAAGAGCTTGACGCCCTGGCCCGCCTTGTGGGCGAAAACGGCGTGAGCATGATTCAGTGGCGCAACCTCAATATTGATCCCGAGTGGTACTTCAGGCTGATGAGCGGCGGCGAAGGGCAGAACAGGCTGGAACTTTCGCCCAGCATGGGCCTGACCTCTTTTATGAAGCGCCTCAAAAAACTTTGCCCCTGGCTGCGCTACGGCTATTTCAACCCCTACCTTGGCGAAAAGGCCGAGGTAACCGCGCCCATGCCCGGCCAGTGGAGCATGCCCGCCCCACGTGCGCGCGAAGCTGCGAGCATTGACGATCTCGAATTGTCGGTGCGTGCGCCCGCCCCACGTGCGCGCGAAGCTGCCGAAGCAACAGCCGACGACATGGAAGCGGCTGCGACAGGGGAGAGTTCTGACATGTAAGACGCTCGCCTCACGCGTCGTTTTGATGAAGCCCCGTTTTTGTACAGCGGGGCTTCTTTTTTTGTGTTTTGTGATCGATGTCACAGATTTTTTATGCCGCCGGTGCGGTAGTGGTGTTGCGCAGAGCATCGACCCGCACTACGCGTTTGAATGTTTCGGCCGGGTCGCAGGGTGATTTGGCAAAACAGTCATGGCAAACGGTTTGCCTTGACAGCCGAAGTGAACACCATTATCCATTTAGAAAATGAATTTCAATTTTAAATAAAAGGGCAATCAAGGAGACTACCATGAGCAAGGTACTTATCGTATTCGGTTCCAGCACCGGCAATACGGAGAGCATCGCCCAGAAGCTGGCGGAACTTGTGACCGAGGGCGGGCACGAGGTCAAGCTGCTCAACGCCGCCGCCGCTTCGGCGGAGAACCTGGCAGACGGTTTTGACGCCGTGTTGTTTGGCTGCTCGGCATGGGGCATGGAGGACCTGGAAATGCAGGACGATTTTGCCTCCCTGTTTGAAGACTTTGACCGCATGGGGCTTGCCGGTCGCAAGGTGGCGGCCTTTGCCTCGGGCGATCCGGAGTACGAACATTTTTGCGGGGCAGTGCCGGCCATTGAAGAGCGCGCCAAGGAGCTGGGGGCGGTCATCATTGCTGACGGCCTCAAGATGGAAGGAGACGCCGCCAACGATCCCGAGGCCGTGGCCTCCTTTGCCGAGGATGTGCTCAAGCAGCTGTAAGCCATTTAACGGGAGGGACCCGCCTGTGAACATTTGCTGCCGTTGGGCGTCAGATGGGCGCAGGCGGGCCGTTTTGCGTCCCTCTTGCCAAACCGGTTGGTCAAGGGCAGAATTCGCTCCGCATAATTGAGGTGAAAGGAGCGGAACATTTATGGCTATTCTGGTTTGCGGCGGTGCGGGGTACATCGGCTCGCACAATGTGCGCGCGCTGCTTGAACGCGGCGAAACACCGGTGGTGCTCGACAATTTTCTCACCGGCCACCGTGCATCCGTGCCGCAGGGCGTGCGTCTGTACACTGGCGACATGCGCGATCCGGCGTTGCTCGACGCCGTTTTTGCGGAGCAGCCCATCGAGGCAGTGCTGCATTTTGCCGCCTGCTCGCTGGTGGGCGAAAGTATGGAACAGCCGCTCAGATATTTTCAAAACAACATGCACGGCATGATGGTGCTGCTTGAGGCCATGGTGCGCCACGGCGTGGACAAAATTGTTTTTTCGTCCACAGCTTCGGTGTACGGCGAGCCGGATGTCGTGCCCATCCCCGAAAGCGCGCCCCTGCGGCCTACCAATCCCTACGGAGAAAGCAAGCTTGCCATGGAGCGCATGATGCACTGGGTGGGCAGGGCGCACGGCATCAGGTCTGTGATTCTGCGGTATTTCAACGTGGCCGGGGCCTGGTCGCAGGGCGAAATTGGCGAAGACCACAGGCCAGAGAGCCATCTTATCCCCATTATTCTTCAGGTGCCGCTGGGCAAAAGGCCGCACATCACCATTTTTGGCGACGACTATCCCACGCCCGACGGTACGTGCATCCGCGACTATCTTGATGTGGTGGAACTGGCCGACGCCCATATGCGCGCGGTTGATTATCTGCGTGCGGGCGGCGAGAGCGAGATCTGCAATCTGGGCAACGGCACGGGTTTTTCCGTGCGGCAGATGGTGGAGGCAGCCCGGCGCGTCACAGGGCGCGACATTGCCGTCTCCATAGGGGCGCGGCGGCCCGGCGACCCGGCACGGCTCGTGGCCTCGGCCCAGCGCGCCAAAGAGGTGCTGGGCTGGACCGCCAAGGCGGATATAGACAGCATCATCGCCTCTGCCTGGACCTGGCACGAAAGCCATCCCGACGGCTTTGACGAATAGGTTTTTGTCGTATTTTGTATTGCCAACGCCTGTCCGCCTTGCGGGCGGGCGTTTTTTTGTTTGTGGCGGCGGGCGGATATTTTGCGCAGCCGCGCCGCCCCCTCGACATATGCAACCCTGTGCTTATGTAAAAGTACAGCCCATCGCTGCGCCGGGAGGAGCACATGCGCAAATTTGCACGGACGTTTTATCTCCTTCTTTGTACCCCATTGCTGTTAGCACTGTGGCCGGTTTTGCCTCTCGCAACGGGAGGAGCATTTGCCGCAGGTCAGGAGGTTCAGATGTACCAGACCTATCCCATGCCGCCGCTCTCCGGGCCGGAGGCGGATGTGCTGCTGCGCAAGGCCACAGAGCCGCCGTATACGGGAAAATACCTCGACAACCACGAGGCGGGCACCTACATCTGCAGGCAGTGCGGCATGCCGCTGTACCACTCAAAAGACAAATTTGAATCGGGCTGCGGCTGGCCGAGCTTTGATACTGAATTGCCCGGGGCAGTGCGGCGCGTGCCCGACGCAGACGGTCGCAGGGTTGAGATTGTCTGCGCCAACTGCGGCGGTCATCTGGGGCATGTTTTTGAGGGCGAAGGATTTACAGATAAAAACACCCGGCACTGCGTCAATTCGCTTTCCATGAGTTTTGCCCCGGCGGGCAGTGATGCGGAAAAGGCGGCGCTGGCCAGATTTGCCGCCAAGACGGGCAGCTCTGCAGCCGCGCCCACGGCAACCCCGGCTGCCGTCAAGGCTTCCGAAAGCCCCGCAGGGCAAAAAGCGGCGCCCGGCGGCTGCTCCGCGACAGCCATTATGGCGGGCGGCTGCTTTTGGGGCGTGGAGGATGCCTTTCAAAAACTGCCCGGCGTGTGCGAGGCTGTTTCGGGGTATACGGGCGGGCATACGGTCAACCCCAGCTATGAGGACGTGTGCCGCGGCGATACCGGACATGCCGAGGCG is from Desulfovibrio desulfuricans and encodes:
- a CDS encoding adenylate kinase, giving the protein MNILIFGPNGSGKGTQGDLIKQKYNLAHIESGAIFREHIGGGTELGKKAKAYIDRGDLVPDDITIPMVLETLKTKGQQGWLLDGFPRNTVQAQKLWDALQKEGMQLDYVIEILLPREMAKNRIMGRRLCKNNNNHPNNIFIDAIKPNGDVCRVCGGALSCRSDDQDETAINKRHDIYYNTTDGTLAAAYFYKDLAGKGKTKYIELNGEGSIDSIKETLLSKLA
- a CDS encoding AsmA family protein — protein: MPLNPSRLRLITRIFLALLLTLSAMSAAVFWLLQRNPQALAEHYIEQLAASTGLSIKVESVNVALLPLPSLAVSNASVEGKGLSFTVAYATLRPDFLALLRGELLPRNITLLRPRLRGELPVALTLPFLFPSDPADAPTTAPPNSPATAAPTTAALATTTPGAAAPVANAAAADAAPAATEGTAAAPDAQDPKPLSLQAWIAQLASGDGDTPSVIPGRFRLAVSQGELDITGADKTRLTANGLLCDIETASAARVQGNFSCTTALLQPEGQTPARLDQLSVEGKTNLVAPLEKTPQLAAKGTLQLPTWLARLNFALGLKGDEGGWSLASDLEGDLRKDEILLPAHLTGAVGGRKGDDQTLSLENLRLRLGPDDVNLNGTLQLGGPDMFLVEGRLQLQRASLTEWLGFARNLAPGLQVALDDVTRGSLDFSLDGKGLRVPHIDVVAAGSRFLGSGGVASWDKPELVLDLKTDTVDLGRAIPESVGVQPAEPRYGHGPLTPLPGKPVMPGEVGLDYNIRLGATRVNYGPIVINEALVVIKQGLIDPATRLEDTLLIVDATLYGGSVKGDAILGGSPDTPYAIRLHMRDVNGEGLAKDLPVMPLSGGKLRGDVDIMSQGRELDVFLGKLRGTVTARAERGLLRPPSNASPKASPGAVPFKTLDISLKARTAAWDQGRLGLEGQWAATIADEGMQADVTLNGRLWFSGDGMGGGNMDFQNLPGTLTASINAEKSFQPEGLQAQVSGKFSCQAARNQLSVAEAHATALGADISGAAQIGMNKDGLAWQGKISAFIPDSSKSLRLLGAANPNVPQPLRRIELDTAFKGDATSLSLSDFHAKVDQNDVSGSLGLDWRKELALRFKLATPHLDLDRYLGDKTGATGQPEGAKAKKPAESKPWDLRFMRAFSAEGEVQAGQFTLWKLHTQDLRLKVRMENGNLRYESLGGKFYGSAVAAHGEMHFNKGVNFANALTIDSFDLAAASRDRGGKAALGGRATISAEVDAEVTGSNQLPARLNGKWRFSVLNGYYQSREKDGQLKGKPTRFDAAGSSGVITHGMAKSGDFYLKGSDLTVTGGGWIDLNNDTLDCNFTVNMKNLPEFPMRLYGSLDNSKTSIGAGKLLLNTIGGITQGFVDVLGNVVEGTWKLFR
- a CDS encoding flavodoxin — protein: MSKVLIVFGSSTGNTESIAQKLAELVTEGGHEVKLLNAAAASAENLADGFDAVLFGCSAWGMEDLEMQDDFASLFEDFDRMGLAGRKVAAFASGDPEYEHFCGAVPAIEERAKELGAVIIADGLKMEGDAANDPEAVASFAEDVLKQL
- a CDS encoding sensor domain-containing diguanylate cyclase — its product is MPEIAKPLIYFIILIFLFITPIFFIHDYASDTSSNISTSTLTRLAEVNTRAGNNFYQIVRSSMMEMNAMTKYLAQQNCGADKAEVLAVAPLFYAHGVRRFSIVDEEGKGFDGGGTAVDVSRDPVFLSAREGKTHITTHCGADRQRLLIIANPLVVRDSIKAVVISEFPAAALETSMETWAFSNNTYNLVMDASGRALFLSPPPGKSMDDLFARFSNEGLPSEVENRLKQTFADFPQESTTYFDNPMNLFVATTPVERFGWQMVSLMPKGAGNAAVSQQSVITNELVWRLAILAGIIITFVLLLERNASRKLRRQQEDYRTIIASISGGVLKFFSPDGTFLFVSPNYKKMLGFTEAEFDKAYGNSFAATIYEKDRDPVLRAMRKQMKNGQPIDVEYRTRTKSGALVWLYHKGAVVNIEHGHSYIQSIVFDITQSKEAALSKRISDERHQFILEQHDINIFEQNLISGYFSCSPQWLRTFGTVFNILETDAAIPLFPDDQEKLVAFQREVRLAPHQHKCTLEARLRDAGGEYRWFRIEASSIANTQGAPIYAIGIITDIDQQKSLELQLRTQATRDGGTGMRNKVSTEKAVSQFLETHESPLPQMYAMFMIDFDNFKGINDRFGHAMGDKAIYDMAQIIRRNFRGVDIVGRIGGDEFLVFCTERMSLHAIRERALMLVEQLHTQCCDQHSCLTLTASVGVACCPRDGTTYAELFNKADKATYAAKKMGRNRCVFYKELNGGEPKNSPMQ
- a CDS encoding radical SAM protein, which produces MAAQHIEPHLVMADERGNIYDDPDLLMVCRRGAQWGLPRPDELIPLPEESEFFLLPGRQAVGLDPETGSIAPPEGEAQLAVAAFAAPGYTLSAHPAYESDAKAPLLPLFAYGAVGFARGRFYICARRVDTEPRQIFSNIPRGRIEQGARALLRDYPKNRLIRHIMDNCVARYDCPAGRNFALGRYEAPLPSSRSCNASCIGCISAQEKDSPVQTTPQCRLAFTPSPEELAEVMRVHAGRETRTPIYSFGQGCEGDPLMNSDLLVESVRQFRAGGGSGTVNCNTNASRPEAVIRLAEAGLTSMRVSLNSARAGLYERYYRPSGYSFDDVRASIREGRSRGLWVSLNLLVFPGVTDTEEELDALARLVGENGVSMIQWRNLNIDPEWYFRLMSGGEGQNRLELSPSMGLTSFMKRLKKLCPWLRYGYFNPYLGEKAEVTAPMPGQWSMPAPRAREAASIDDLELSVRAPAPRAREAAEATADDMEAAATGESSDM
- a CDS encoding glycosyltransferase, which gives rise to MQRLLWIGSPFFGEALSSCGWAAVARHNFEHAAVFGWHDLVDIAGFEPDVLVVADKSRAPFVLGVEDFPCLTVFYSVDSHIHSWQPYYAQAFDACLVSLRDHRGRFAGAYLPEERVWWSPAFAWPQDAPEPQTAKDMDCVFVGTVNTDLPRRAAFLERVGRGVPGLRVVTGPYRQLYARARVVLNHCEHGDLNFRVFEAMGCGGCLVTPRIGHGLTDLFVEGEHLRCYAADTDDNGGGVAVEAAADQAVAQIRYLLEHPEAAERMGQAALACIDGGHRAVHRAEAFSRSVRELLARDPQIVSRRRSRAGAIRRQCLRLPYLHWAEELRSTGLGEAYLAASKGEFGLPGQL